A DNA window from Candidatus Roseilinea sp. contains the following coding sequences:
- a CDS encoding DNA methyltransferase, which yields MSKRKNNSKTTNSSSATLGFEAQLWQMADALRGSMDAAEYKHVVLGLIFLKYISDTFEEHRRHLEQEPYADPEDPDEYRAENIFWVPPEARWAHLQAQAKQPTIGQLVDDAMHAIERDNPALKGMLPKDYARPALDKQRLGQLFDLISNIKVGDEEARAKDVLGRVYEYFLSQFASAEGKKGGEFYTPRCVVKLLVEMLEPYRGRAYDPCCGSAGMFVQSVEFIEAHASGNGNGGRARSQISIYGQELNYTTWRLAKMNLAIRGIDGQIEQGDTFLNDRFPDLKADFILANPPFNMKQWGGEHLRDDPRWKYGVPPVGNANFAWVQHIIHHLAPNGVAGFVLANGSMSSNQSGEGEIRKNIIEADLVDCMVALPGQLFYSTQIPACLWFLARNKSGGGGFGPHPYRDRRGQVLFIDARKLGRMVDRTHRELTDEDIKKIADTYHAWRGESDAGEYQDIPGFCKSATLEEIRQHGYVLTPGRYVGAEAIEDDGEPFDEKMKRLVAQWREQKAEAAKLDAAIAANLKEFGFWKETR from the coding sequence TTGTCCAAGCGCAAGAACAACTCAAAGACGACCAACTCCAGCAGCGCCACCCTCGGCTTCGAGGCTCAGCTATGGCAGATGGCCGACGCCCTGCGCGGCAGCATGGACGCCGCCGAGTACAAACACGTCGTGCTGGGGCTTATCTTCCTCAAGTACATCTCCGACACCTTCGAGGAGCATCGCAGGCACCTCGAGCAAGAGCCCTACGCGGACCCCGAAGACCCGGACGAGTACCGCGCCGAGAACATCTTCTGGGTGCCCCCCGAGGCGCGCTGGGCACACCTCCAGGCTCAGGCCAAGCAACCCACCATCGGCCAATTGGTGGACGATGCCATGCACGCCATTGAGCGGGACAATCCGGCCTTGAAGGGGATGCTCCCTAAGGACTACGCCCGCCCTGCGCTCGATAAGCAGCGCCTTGGCCAGCTCTTTGACCTCATCAGCAACATCAAGGTGGGCGACGAGGAGGCCCGCGCCAAGGACGTACTCGGCCGCGTTTACGAGTACTTCCTCTCGCAGTTTGCCAGCGCCGAAGGCAAAAAAGGCGGCGAGTTCTACACGCCGCGCTGTGTGGTCAAGCTGCTGGTGGAGATGCTGGAGCCCTACCGCGGCCGCGCCTATGACCCCTGCTGCGGCTCGGCGGGGATGTTCGTGCAATCCGTGGAGTTCATCGAGGCCCACGCCTCAGGGAATGGCAACGGCGGCCGCGCTCGCTCCCAGATCAGCATCTACGGCCAGGAACTCAACTACACCACCTGGCGACTGGCCAAGATGAACCTTGCCATCCGCGGCATTGATGGGCAGATCGAACAGGGTGACACCTTCCTCAACGATCGCTTCCCCGATCTCAAGGCCGACTTCATCCTCGCCAATCCGCCCTTCAACATGAAGCAGTGGGGCGGCGAGCACCTGCGCGACGACCCGCGCTGGAAGTACGGCGTGCCACCGGTGGGCAACGCCAACTTCGCCTGGGTGCAGCACATCATCCACCACCTGGCGCCCAACGGGGTGGCCGGCTTTGTCCTCGCCAACGGCTCGATGTCCTCGAACCAGTCGGGCGAGGGCGAAATCCGCAAGAATATCATCGAAGCGGACCTCGTGGATTGCATGGTGGCGCTGCCGGGCCAGCTTTTCTACTCGACGCAGATCCCGGCGTGCCTGTGGTTCCTCGCGCGCAACAAATCCGGTGGGGGCGGGTTCGGACCTCACCCCTACAGGGACCGCCGCGGCCAGGTGCTGTTCATAGACGCCCGCAAGCTGGGCCGCATGGTGGACCGCACCCACCGCGAGCTGACCGACGAGGACATCAAGAAGATCGCCGACACCTATCACGCATGGCGGGGCGAATCCGACGCGGGCGAATATCAGGACATCCCTGGTTTCTGCAAGAGCGCCACGCTGGAGGAGATCCGCCAGCACGGTTACGTCCTCACCCCCGGCCGCTACGTCGGCGCCGAGGCGATCGAGGACGACGGCGAGCCGTTCGACGAGAAGATGAAGCGGCTCGTTGCACAGTGGCGCGAACAAAAGGCCGAAGCGGCGAAGCTGGATGCGGCGATTGCTGCTAACCTCAAGGAATTTGGTTTTTGGAAGGAGACGCGATGA
- a CDS encoding hypothetical protein (possible pseudo, internal stop codon), protein MTPEALKALITAGEVLSVEFKGEKRAPLNDRELVEAVVCLANRAGDEPAYLLVGVEDDGRITGAWHRHGETTDPT, encoded by the coding sequence ATGACACCTGAGGCCTTGAAGGCACTGATTACTGCAGGCGAAGTACTCTCCGTCGAGTTCAAGGGTGAGAAACGCGCACCGCTCAACGATCGCGAGCTCGTCGAAGCCGTTGTTTGTCTTGCCAATCGTGCCGGCGACGAGCCAGCGTACTTGCTCGTCGGCGTGGAAGACGACGGCCGCATCACCGGCGCCTGGCACCGACATGGCGAGACAACCGACCCGACCTGA
- a CDS encoding hypothetical protein (possible pseudo, frameshifted) — MRLDNLLVTAPRPRNPLLADAFKRAGIVERTARGIDTIFFEQLRNGRPAPSYARSNEATVSVVIPGGAANLDFVRLLVTEAQRGRDLALDELLILNALWQARSLTTLEAARLVQKPEADTRAALHRLVEAGFIEERGQKKGRTWHLSAATYRLLGDKTGYVRQRGFEPLQQEQMVLQYVDKHGRITRREAAELCRIGPYQATRLLDHLVKDGRLIRHGERKGAWYERGQKI, encoded by the coding sequence GTGCGGCTCGACAATCTGCTCGTCACCGCGCCGCGCCCCAGGAACCCGCTCCTGGCCGATGCCTTCAAGCGCGCCGGCATCGTCGAGCGCACTGCGCGCGGCATTGACACCATCTTCTTTGAGCAACTGCGCAACGGCCGTCCGGCCCCCTCTTACGCGCGCAGCAACGAGGCCACGGTGAGCGTCGTCATCCCCGGCGGCGCGGCCAATCTCGACTTCGTGCGCCTGCTGGTGACCGAAGCGCAACGGGGGCGCGACCTCGCGCTCGATGAGCTGCTCATCCTCAACGCCTTGTGGCAGGCACGCAGCCTGACCACGCTGGAGGCCGCCCGCCTCGTGCAAAAGCCCGAAGCCGACACGCGCGCCGCGCTGCACCGGCTGGTCGAGGCCGGGTTCATCGAGGAGCGCGGGCAGAAGAAAGGCCGCACCTGGCATCTCTCCGCCGCCACCTACCGCCTGCTGGGCGACAAAACGGGTTATGTGCGGCAGCGAGGCTTCGAGCCCTTGCAGCAGGAGCAAATGGTGCTGCAGTACGTGGACAAGCACGGGCGCATCACTCGGCGCGAGGCGGCGGAGCTGTGCCGGATAGGCCCTTACCAAGCTACACGTCTTCTCGATCACTTGGTCAAGGACGGGCGACTGATCCGACATGGTGAGCGCAAGGGCGCGTGGTATGAGCGAGGGCAAAAAATATGA
- a CDS encoding cell division protein Fic, with amino-acid sequence MDSSSLINAPIAESHRAGRYVRQPEGYCAFIPAPLPPDPPVALDKPLRTLLSQADYALGRLDGAILTLPNPDLFVFMYVRKEAVLSSQIEGTQSSLQNLLAAEVRLNDPDAPADVSEVINYVRAMNHGLKRLAELPVSVRLIREIHAELMRGVRGGRLAPGELRTSQNWIGPAGCTLAEAAFVPPPPHEVPNALADLERFLHAKDDLPVLVKVGLAHAQFETIHPFLDGNGRIGRLLITFLLTERKLLARPVLYLSHYFKRHRAEYYDRLQAVRDQGDWEGWLAFFLRGVAEVAAEAAQTAAAVLRMREEYRNRITERLGRAAANGHRIMEKLFDHPIVTVGTVRQWLGLTPAGANNLVNRLVDVGVLREITGYARNRRFRFDPYLRVFEEPEEARS; translated from the coding sequence ATGGATAGCTCGTCCTTGATAAACGCACCGATAGCCGAGTCCCACCGGGCCGGGCGATACGTCCGGCAGCCTGAGGGCTATTGCGCCTTCATCCCGGCGCCCTTGCCGCCTGACCCGCCGGTGGCCCTGGACAAGCCGCTCCGTACGCTCCTGTCGCAGGCCGACTATGCCCTGGGCCGGCTCGACGGCGCCATCCTTACCCTGCCCAACCCCGACCTTTTCGTCTTCATGTACGTCCGCAAGGAAGCCGTGCTCTCCAGCCAGATCGAGGGCACGCAAAGTTCGCTGCAAAACCTGCTGGCTGCAGAGGTGCGCCTCAACGACCCGGACGCGCCGGCCGACGTGAGCGAGGTCATCAACTACGTCCGGGCGATGAACCACGGGCTGAAACGCCTGGCCGAGCTGCCGGTATCGGTGCGGCTCATCCGCGAGATCCACGCGGAACTGATGCGCGGCGTGCGCGGCGGACGGCTGGCACCCGGGGAGCTGCGAACCAGTCAGAACTGGATCGGGCCGGCGGGTTGCACCCTGGCCGAGGCCGCGTTCGTTCCGCCCCCGCCTCACGAGGTCCCGAACGCGCTGGCCGATCTCGAGCGCTTCCTGCACGCGAAGGACGACCTGCCGGTTCTGGTCAAGGTCGGTCTCGCCCACGCCCAGTTCGAGACCATCCACCCCTTTCTCGACGGCAACGGGCGCATCGGGCGATTGCTCATCACCTTCCTGCTCACGGAACGCAAGCTCCTGGCCCGGCCCGTCCTCTACCTCTCCCATTACTTCAAGCGCCACCGCGCCGAGTACTACGACCGCCTCCAGGCCGTGCGCGACCAAGGCGACTGGGAAGGCTGGCTCGCCTTCTTCCTGCGCGGTGTGGCCGAGGTCGCAGCCGAAGCGGCGCAGACCGCGGCGGCCGTCCTGCGCATGCGCGAGGAGTACCGCAACCGCATCACCGAGCGTTTGGGACGCGCCGCCGCTAACGGCCATCGCATCATGGAGAAGCTCTTCGATCACCCCATCGTGACCGTCGGTACCGTGCGACAGTGGCTTGGCCTCACCCCTGCAGGCGCCAACAACCTGGTCAACCGCCTCGTGGATGTGGGCGTGCTGCGCGAGATTACCGGCTACGCCCGCAACCGCCGCTTTCGCTTCGATCCCTACCTGCGCGTATTCGAGGAGCCCGAGGAGGCACGGTCATGA
- a CDS encoding nucleotidyltransferase, with protein MTLEELLRVKREEILRVCAKYGARNVRVFGSVARGEADEQSDLDLIVDFEPGRSLLDHAGLWLELQELVGAKVDVVSSGGIRPRIRERVLKEAVPL; from the coding sequence ATGACGCTTGAGGAGCTGTTGCGCGTCAAACGCGAGGAAATCCTGAGGGTGTGCGCCAAGTATGGGGCCCGCAATGTGCGGGTCTTCGGCTCCGTCGCCCGCGGGGAGGCAGACGAACAAAGCGACCTTGACCTCATTGTTGACTTTGAGCCCGGCCGTAGTCTGCTGGACCATGCGGGACTCTGGCTGGAGCTTCAGGAGCTGGTAGGGGCTAAGGTGGACGTGGTGAGCAGCGGCGGCATTAGGCCCAGGATTCGAGAGCGTGTGCTAAAGGAGGCTGTGCCGCTATGA
- a CDS encoding DUF86 domain-containing protein, translating to MREPKERLRDILDAISRIERYAARGQAAFEQEELIQTWVLYHIQLIGEAAARLGKAFHESHPEIPWAQIVAMRNVVVHEYFGVDLQEVWRTVERDLPVLKRQVEALVKRLEEQAYGG from the coding sequence ATGAGGGAGCCAAAGGAGCGCCTCCGAGACATCCTCGATGCCATCTCCCGGATCGAGCGCTATGCCGCCCGGGGCCAAGCGGCCTTTGAACAGGAAGAACTGATCCAGACCTGGGTCTTATACCACATTCAGCTCATCGGCGAGGCGGCCGCCCGGCTCGGCAAAGCCTTTCATGAGTCTCACCCTGAGATACCCTGGGCGCAGATTGTCGCCATGCGGAATGTGGTCGTTCACGAGTATTTCGGGGTGGACTTGCAGGAAGTCTGGAGAACGGTGGAAAGAGACCTCCCCGTGCTAAAACGCCAGGTCGAGGCGCTTGTGAAACGGTTGGAGGAACAAGCCTATGGCGGGTGA
- the hsdS-1 gene encoding type I restriction system specificity protein: MFFVKEPEPEWVVSTGFAVLRPRRDYIEPRYLYACVFDRGFTEFLVKREKGAAYPAVLPEDIADAIIILPPLPEQRAIAHILGTLDDKIEVNRRMSETLEQMARALFKAWFVDFEPVRAKCRGGLQTRPYTGLPAHLYDLFPDRLVDSVLGEIPEGWEVKPISELADVVGGSTPKTERAEYWEGGTHHWVTPKDLSALSMPVLLDTERKITDAGLAQISSGLLPQGTVLLSSRAPIGYLAIAEVPVAVNQGFIAMKPRHGTSNLFLLRWAQAFHEEIVRHANGSTFLEISKSSFRSIRTVAPTDAVMNAFDRMSQPLYRKVVQHERESRTLAALRDALLPKLISGELRVKDAEKFLRECGL; encoded by the coding sequence ATGTTTTTCGTAAAAGAGCCAGAGCCTGAATGGGTGGTTTCTACTGGCTTTGCTGTTTTACGGCCTCGTAGGGATTATATAGAACCTCGCTATCTCTACGCTTGTGTCTTCGACAGGGGCTTCACTGAATTTCTCGTCAAAAGGGAGAAAGGCGCTGCGTATCCAGCCGTCCTGCCAGAAGACATAGCGGATGCGATTATCATACTCCCTCCCCTCCCCGAACAGCGCGCCATTGCGCACATCCTCGGCACGCTGGACGACAAGATCGAGGTGAACCGGCGGATGAGCGAGACCTTGGAGCAGATGGCGCGGGCGCTGTTCAAGGCGTGGTTCGTGGACTTTGAGCCCGTGCGCGCCAAATGTAGGGGCGGGCTTCAAACCCGCCCCTACACCGGCCTGCCCGCGCACCTCTACGACCTCTTCCCCGACCGCCTGGTGGACTCGGTACTGGGCGAGATTCCGGAGGGGTGGGAAGTCAAACCCATCAGCGAGTTGGCAGATGTTGTCGGTGGGAGTACCCCGAAGACTGAGCGGGCCGAATATTGGGAAGGCGGCACGCATCACTGGGTCACGCCGAAGGACCTATCTGCGCTTTCGATGCCGGTTCTGCTTGACACCGAACGAAAGATCACCGACGCCGGATTAGCACAGATCAGTTCGGGCTTGCTCCCCCAGGGAACCGTTCTGCTGTCTTCACGCGCTCCGATTGGCTATCTAGCCATTGCCGAAGTTCCGGTCGCTGTCAATCAGGGTTTCATCGCGATGAAGCCGCGTCACGGCACGTCGAACCTGTTCCTGCTGCGCTGGGCTCAGGCGTTCCACGAAGAGATCGTCAGACACGCCAACGGCTCCACGTTCCTTGAGATCAGCAAGTCGAGCTTCCGATCCATTCGCACCGTTGCACCGACCGACGCAGTGATGAATGCCTTCGATCGGATGTCGCAACCGCTGTATCGCAAAGTAGTCCAGCATGAGCGCGAATCCCGCACCCTCGCCGCCCTGCGCGATGCGCTGCTGCCCAAGCTCATCTCCGGCGAGCTGCGGGTGAAGGATGCGGAGAAGTTTCTACGAGAGTGTGGATTATGA
- a CDS encoding hypothetical protein (possible pseudo, internal stop codon, frameshifted) — MARLTESDIESAALDWLRATGWQVAYGPDLAPDGPAPERTDYGQVVLEQRLRDALARLNPQLPAEALEDAFRKLTRPADADLMQRNRTLHRRMVDGVTVEYRRVDGSIAGAQARVLDFDATENNDWLAVNQFTVSENRHTRRADIVLFVNGLPLAIIELKNPTDEHATIWAAWQQLQTYKHEIPSLFAYNEALVISDGIEARVGVVGAGREWFKPWRTIAGEALAPDTMPQLQVMIEGLFEKQRFLDLVRDFIVFEDDGSGRLIKKMAGYHQFHAVRVAVAETLRAAQLTHTDRVADALGRYEAGRKSGGQPGDRRIGVVWHTQGSGKSLTMAFYAGRIIREPAMENPTLVVLTDRNDLDDQLFGTFSRCQELLRQPPVQAESRAHLRELLSVTAGGVVFTTIQKFLPEEKGDRHPTLSERRNIVVIADEAHRSQYDFIDGFARHLRDALPGASFIGFTGTPIEQADANTRAVFGDYISIYDIQRAVEDGATVPIYYESRLAKLALAPSEPPDRRGLRGGHRGRGARAQGKAQDEVGAARSGGWCREAPQARRPGHRRALRAAARGDGRQGDDGVHEPAHLRGALPRDRPPAPAVGQRRRRKGADQDCDDRLGLRPPRLAAAHPQQTAPRGAGEALPRPKRSAQTGHRARYVAHRLRRPSLHTLYLDKPMRGHGLMQAIARVNRVFRDKPGGLVVDYLGLAHELKQALATYTESGGTGQTAIVQDEAVALMREKYEICRGLFHEFDWSKWVTRHASGAAGASPCCAGAHPTLAEGQGAVSAGGARAVASLRAGGAARGGPGASGTMWLSFQAVRAALAKRTAEGRTAMSPSSTPSARSSPAPSPPRAWWTSSPRPASRSPTSRSSPRSSWPRCGGCRRRTWPWSSCASCSRARSSPLAQEHRPGSVFCRPA, encoded by the coding sequence ATGGCGCGTCTGACCGAATCCGACATTGAATCCGCCGCCCTTGACTGGCTACGAGCCACCGGCTGGCAGGTGGCCTACGGGCCTGATCTTGCGCCGGATGGCCCCGCGCCCGAACGCACCGATTACGGACAGGTCGTTCTGGAGCAACGCCTGCGCGATGCGCTCGCCCGCCTCAACCCCCAACTCCCCGCCGAGGCGCTGGAGGACGCCTTCCGCAAACTGACCCGTCCCGCGGACGCCGACCTGATGCAGCGCAACCGCACGCTGCACCGGCGGATGGTAGACGGCGTGACGGTGGAGTATCGCCGGGTAGACGGCTCGATCGCGGGAGCGCAGGCGCGAGTCCTTGACTTCGACGCCACCGAGAACAACGACTGGCTCGCGGTGAACCAGTTCACCGTCAGCGAGAACCGCCACACCCGGCGGGCCGACATCGTGCTATTCGTGAATGGCCTGCCGCTCGCCATCATCGAGCTGAAGAACCCCACCGATGAGCATGCCACCATCTGGGCAGCCTGGCAGCAGCTCCAGACCTACAAACACGAGATCCCTTCGCTCTTTGCTTACAACGAGGCGCTCGTCATCTCCGACGGCATCGAGGCGCGGGTCGGGGTGGTGGGCGCCGGGCGCGAGTGGTTTAAGCCCTGGCGCACCATCGCAGGCGAGGCCCTGGCACCCGATACGATGCCGCAGTTGCAGGTGATGATCGAGGGGCTGTTCGAGAAGCAGCGGTTCCTTGATTTGGTGCGTGATTTCATCGTCTTCGAAGATGACGGCAGCGGACGCCTGATTAAAAAGATGGCCGGCTACCACCAGTTCCACGCCGTGCGGGTGGCCGTGGCCGAGACCCTGCGCGCCGCGCAATTGACGCATACTGATCGGGTGGCGGACGCGCTCGGGCGCTACGAAGCAGGCCGTAAGTCCGGCGGTCAACCGGGCGATCGCCGCATTGGGGTGGTCTGGCACACCCAGGGTTCGGGCAAGAGCCTGACCATGGCCTTCTACGCCGGCCGCATCATCCGCGAGCCGGCCATGGAGAACCCTACCCTGGTGGTGCTCACCGATCGCAACGACCTCGACGACCAGCTCTTCGGGACGTTCTCCCGCTGCCAGGAGCTGCTGCGCCAGCCGCCGGTGCAGGCCGAGAGCCGCGCCCACCTGCGCGAGCTGTTGTCGGTGACCGCGGGCGGGGTGGTGTTTACCACCATCCAGAAGTTCCTGCCCGAAGAGAAGGGCGACCGGCACCCGACGCTTTCTGAGCGGCGCAACATCGTGGTCATCGCCGACGAAGCCCACCGCAGCCAGTACGACTTCATTGACGGCTTCGCCCGCCACCTGCGCGACGCCCTGCCGGGCGCCTCCTTCATCGGCTTCACCGGCACGCCGATCGAACAGGCCGACGCCAACACCCGCGCGGTCTTCGGCGACTACATCAGCATCTACGACATCCAGCGCGCGGTGGAGGACGGCGCCACCGTGCCCATCTACTACGAGAGCCGGCTGGCCAAGCTGGCGCTCGCGCCGAGCGAACCACCGGATCGACGAGGACTTCGAGGAGGTCACCGAGGGCGAGGAGCTCGAGCGCAAGGAAAAGCTCAAGACGAAGTGGGCGCAGCTCGAAGCGGTGGTTGGTGCAGAGAGGCGCCTCAAGCTCGTCGCCCAGGACATCGTCGAGCACTTCGAGCAGCGGCTCGAGGCGATGGACGGCAAGGCGATGATGGTGTGCATGAGCCGGCGCATCTGCGTGGAGCTCTACCGCGAGATCGTCCGCCTGCGCCCGCAGTGGGCCAGCGACGACGACGCAAAGGGGCAGATCAAGATTGTGATGACCGGCTCGGCCTCCGACCCCCCCGACTGGCAGCCGCACATCCGCAACAAACCGCGCCGCGAGGCGCTGGCGAAGCGCTTCCGCGACCCAAACGATCCGCTCAAACTGGTCATCGTGCGCGATATGTGGCTCACCGGCTTCGACGCCCCAGCCTGCACACCCTCTACCTCGACAAGCCCATGCGCGGCCACGGCCTGATGCAGGCCATCGCCCGGGTAAACCGGGTGTTCCGCGACAAGCCGGGCGGCCTGGTGGTGGATTACCTGGGTCTGGCGCACGAGCTTAAACAGGCGCTGGCGACCTACACCGAAAGCGGCGGCACGGGGCAGACCGCGATCGTTCAGGATGAAGCGGTGGCGCTGATGCGAGAGAAGTACGAGATCTGCCGCGGCCTCTTCCACGAGTTCGACTGGTCGAAGTGGGTGACGCGGCACGCCTCAGGAGCGGCTGGCGCTTCTCCCTGCTGCGCAGGAGCACATCCTACGCTAGCAGAAGGGCAAGGAGCGGTTTCTGCAGGCGGCGCGCGAGCTGTCGCAAGCCTTCGCGCTGGCGGTGCCGCACGAGGAGGCCCTGGCGCATCAGGGACGATGTGGCTTTCTTTCCAGGCGGTGCGGGCAGCGCTCGCCAAACGCACGGCAGAGGGGCGCACGGCCATGAGCCCCTCGAGCACGCCATCCGCCAGATCGTCGCCCGCGCCATCGCCCCCGAGGGCGTGGTGGACCTCTTCGCCGCGGCCGGCCTCAAGAAGCCCGACCTCTCGATCCTCTCCGAGGAGTTCCTGGCCGAGGTGCGGGGGATGCCGCAGAAGAACCTGGCCGTGGAGCTCCTGCGCAAGCTGCTCAAGGGCGAGATCAAGCCCACTGGCGCAGGAACATCGTCCAGGGTCGGTCTTTTGCCGCCCTGCTTAG
- a CDS encoding peptidase M20: MMSLSLSQIRTEAEAMRDSLIAVRRDLHQHPELAFQEVRTAGIVAERLRALGYAVQTGIGRTGVVGLLTGTGATDRPLTLMLRFDMDALPIQEAVDVPFKSQYPDKMHACGHDAHTAIGLGVAELLARRRDEWGGMVKFVFQPAEEVVGGALAMIRDGVLADPAPDRVLAMHVWATEEVGTVSVADGPTLAASTAYRIAVRGRGAHGAAPHLGADPIVAAAHIITALQTIVARNVDPMAQGVVTVGCIHGGAAPNVIPDGVELQGTLRAFEESVMQLLQARVQQIASQVAAGLGVEAAVTFAEPSTPATVNDPAMAALARETAAALLGPERVRNDYRIMATEDCAFFLQAVPGAYVFVGAGNRAKGMIEPHHSPRFQIDEDVLPLSVALLTAAAMRMLAA, translated from the coding sequence ATGATGTCCCTGTCTTTGTCTCAGATTCGCACCGAAGCCGAAGCGATGCGCGATTCCCTGATCGCTGTGCGGCGCGATCTCCATCAGCATCCCGAACTGGCCTTTCAAGAGGTGCGCACTGCCGGCATTGTTGCCGAGCGGTTGCGCGCCCTGGGCTATGCGGTGCAAACCGGCATCGGCCGGACCGGCGTGGTTGGTCTGCTGACAGGCACGGGGGCAACCGATCGTCCGCTCACCTTAATGTTGCGTTTCGACATGGACGCGTTGCCCATCCAAGAGGCGGTGGACGTCCCGTTTAAGTCGCAATATCCGGACAAGATGCATGCCTGCGGCCATGATGCGCACACGGCGATTGGGCTGGGGGTGGCCGAGCTGTTGGCGCGTCGTCGCGATGAGTGGGGCGGGATGGTGAAATTCGTCTTTCAGCCGGCGGAGGAGGTCGTCGGCGGTGCGTTGGCCATGATCCGCGACGGGGTGCTGGCCGATCCGGCGCCGGACCGGGTGCTGGCGATGCACGTCTGGGCGACCGAAGAGGTAGGCACGGTCAGCGTGGCCGATGGCCCGACCTTGGCAGCCAGCACAGCCTATCGCATCGCCGTGCGCGGGCGCGGCGCGCACGGCGCAGCACCGCACCTAGGCGCCGATCCGATTGTCGCCGCTGCCCACATCATCACCGCGCTTCAGACCATCGTGGCGCGCAATGTTGATCCCATGGCGCAAGGTGTGGTGACCGTGGGCTGCATCCATGGCGGCGCCGCGCCGAACGTGATTCCTGACGGGGTTGAGCTGCAAGGCACCCTTCGCGCGTTTGAGGAATCGGTCATGCAATTGCTGCAAGCGCGCGTTCAACAAATCGCCTCACAGGTCGCCGCAGGGTTGGGCGTGGAGGCCGCCGTGACCTTCGCGGAGCCGAGCACGCCGGCCACGGTGAACGACCCAGCCATGGCGGCGCTTGCGCGCGAGACGGCGGCGGCGTTGCTGGGGCCAGAGCGAGTGCGCAACGACTATCGCATCATGGCCACTGAGGATTGTGCTTTCTTCCTTCAAGCGGTCCCCGGCGCGTACGTGTTCGTCGGGGCAGGCAACCGGGCCAAGGGGATGATCGAACCGCACCACAGCCCCCGATTTCAGATAGACGAGGACGTGCTGCCTTTATCGGTTGCCCTGTTGACCGCCGCTGCGATGCGAATGCTCGCGGCGTAG